ACCTCGTCTATGCGCTCTACTCCCTCGTCTATCTCCTCCTCCTTTATTATCAGGGGAGGGGATATGACGAACCAAGAGGGCCCGTTAAAGACGTATACTCCCCTCTCCATCAGCCTTTTTGCCAGGAGGTCAACGAAAGTTGCCTCCCCAACGGCCCTGTCCTCGTAGCTACCAAACGGGGTCTTCCTGTGGTCCTTGACCAGCTCTATTGCCCAGAAGAGCCCTGCTCCCCTCACGTCTCCCACGCTCGGGTGCCTCTCCTTGAGCTCCATGAGCCTCTCTCCCAAGTACTTCCCCACCTTTTTCACGTGCTTCAACAAGTTCAACCTCTTGTACTCCTCTACTACAGCTGGTATTGCGGAGAGGGAGACTGGGTGGGCCTCAAAGGTGTGACCGTGGGGGAACACTCTTTCCTCGAAGAACTTCCCTATTTCATCGCTGAATGCCGTGACCCCTATGGGGACGTAGGAGGCAGACGCCCCTTTTGCTGTAGTCAGCACGTCTGGCTCTACCCCCCACAAGTTCACGGCAAACCACTCCCCAGTCCTCCCCCACCCAGTCATTACCTCGTCGGCTATGAAGACCACATCGTTCTCCTTGGCTATCTTCCTCAAAGTGGGGAGGTACTCGCTAGGAGGGACTACGACGCCGTTCGTTCCAGTTATTGGCTCCACTATAATCCCAGCTACGTTATGTTCCTGCTTTATCACGTAGTCCACGTAGTTTGCGCAAGCGAGGCCACACTCTGGGTACTTGAGCTTAAGTGGACACCTAAAGCAGTAGGGCTCCGGTATCCTCACTACTCCTCCGTCTACGTTCGGCTCAGCGAGCCACCTCCTGTAGTCCCCGGTGAGGGATACTGAGGCTTCGGTAGCCCCGTGGTACGACCTATACCTAGACAGTATCTTGTAGGCGGGCCTCTTATAAGCCCTGACCACCTTTATCGCGGCCTCGTTTGCCTCCGTTCCGGAGGTGGAGAAGAAGAACTTCCTCACGCTCTTGGGCATCACCTCTAGGAGGGCATTTATTGCCTTCTCCTTGGCCTTCGCCCCAAAGCTGGGCCCAATGTACTGTAGCTCGTCCAGTTGCTCCTTAATCGCGTTTATCACCCTCTCGTTTCCGTAGCCTAGGTTGACGTTTACTAGCTGGGAGGACATGTCCAAGTACTTCTTGCCGGAGGAGTCGTAGAAGTGGACCCCGTTGGCTTTTGTCACGATTAGGGGAGTCCAGCCTCTTTGTACGCCCCACGTCTTAAACGTGTGTTTCCTTATAACTTCGCCTTCCATGAAGTTTAGTCTCGAGTTACGAGTTAAAAAAGGTTGTCAGCGTCTTAACTGTAAATTATGCAGTTTACCGAAAAAGTCTTCTCGCTTTCCCTGCCTAATGGGCATTTGCTAGCTCGTAAGATTGTACTATTTACAAAACTATCCTTAAATACTCGAATCTTATGCATTTATATCATGGTTGAACTGGACAAAGTAGACCTAAGTATACTAGGGAATTCATTGGCCTCGACTTCGGAAAGTGGTTTACCTACTTCTACACGTCTTTGTCCCGCGGCGTTATCCCAATGGGAGGGTTTAACGAGCAGTGGACCGTGTCAATTAAGCACACCGAGGAGGACGTGAGGAGGCACTTAGAGGCAGCAGAGGAAGGGGTAAGGAAGGCAAAGGAGGTAAGGACTAACGTTAGAGTAGACGAGGCGTTTTAGTGTTCTCAGTCTTAACGCTAGAGACGGGAAAAGGTTTTTGCACAATACGTGTTAATGTAAAACTCTCACTAAGGGGCTTCAATCTTTGGTTGCATTAGCTGTCTATTGACGTGTCTCCAGCTCTTAGCTAAAGCCGACGCCTAAGGATCAAAGGTCTAAGTATTTTAATTCCCCCTTCTGATATCTTATGAGAGGCTATGGGGCTCGAGGGCTACTGGTTCCCGGTAGGCTATTCCGGGTTCTCGGTCAAGGAAGTCAACTTATTGGGCCAGGAAATCTTGGTACTAAAGGCCAAAGAAGGATACGTTGCTCTCCAGAATAGGTGCCCTCACAGGGGCTACAAGCTCTCGAAGAGCAAGGTACTTGACGACAGGATCAAGTGCTCCTACCACGGCTGGGAGTTCAACTTTAACGGGGACTGCGTCTACGTCCCTTCCTCTAACTCGAGAGGTCACGTAAAACTAAGGAAGTACCAGGTTAAGGAGAAGTACAGTATAGTCTGGGTCTCCCTAGGGAATCCGGTACACGACGTCCCAGAGTTCCCGGAGTATGACGAGCAGTCCTTTAGGAAAATAAGGTGTGGTCCCTACTCCTTTAACGCCAACCCCTTTAGGGTCTTCGAGAACCTCCTCGACGTTTCCCACTTCCCATTCGTCCACGAGGGCTACTTGGGAAGCCCTAGTTACGCCAAGATACCCAGCTTTAACGTTAAGCTCTTGGACGACAGGGTGGTAGCTGAGGGAATACAAGTGTGGCAACCTAACCCTGACGGCACTGGGGAGGGAAAGTACACTTCCTACACGTACACGGTCTTAGACCCCCTTGTACTTCACTTCAGGAAGGATTCCAGCGATAAGGTCTTTTCCATGTACTTCGCCCTTCTGCCTGAAGGTAAGGAAAGGACAACCGTGTTCGCGTGGATAGCCATGAACTACGCCTTCGAAGTCCCAGAAGAGAAGATAAGGGAGTTCGAGGATACAGTCCTTGCCCAAGACAAGGTTATCTTGGAAAACCAGCCCACTGAGTTCTACTTAGACGTTACTAGGGAGGCCCACGTCGAGGCGGATAAGCACTTGGTGGCATATAGGCACTGGCTCAGAAAAAAGGTGGGAAGGGTTGAAGAGCTCGGCCTAGTCTAGCTTGTCAAAGACCTAAGCAGGGATATTGGGTCTATTGTAGAGCCGTCTACTACGAGCTTTGCCTCCCTGTTTGTCGTGGCCACCACCCTCCCCTTCCTTATTACCATAAACCTCGGCGCTAGAGTAGAGAGCTGTTCCCTAACTGACTTGGCGTCGAGGATTACGTAGTCCTTCCCCGGTACTGACACCCTTGAGAACTCCTTCTCTGCGTTTACCGTCACTAGCTTTATCCACTCGTCCACGTCAAACGCCTGCTCCAGGTTTACGGCCATGAACAGGGAGAGGAGTATGTCCCCTGCACCAAAGGGATAGAAGACGTTCTGGACGTCGTCGTTGCCTAGGCACACGTTTACCCCCTCGCTCATCATTTCCCTTATCCTAGTTATCCCCCTCCCCTTTGGGTAACCACTATCTCCCGCCAAGTACAAGTTAGTCAGGGGAGCGCTTATGACGGTGGCGTTCTTGCTCTTTATCAGCTTTATTATCCTCTTTACGTACTGCTCGTCCTCGTAGTGAAGGGAGGAAAGGTGTGAGAGGGTCAAGTGGACTTGCGACTTGTAGAGCATGTACTCGGCGAACCTAGTCCTCTTAGCCTGTTGGTCCACGTGGACGTCGAGGGTCTTTCCCAGCTTCTTTGCCATTTCCATAACGTAATCCATGTGGGCAACCGCACCGTAGAAGTCCTCTTCTCCCTCAGGCTTTCCGCCAACCACGTCTGCCAGCTGGGACGCGTAGGCGAAGTCGTTCTCGCACTTCAGTATCCCCTGCTCGGGGAAAGCCACAACTTGGACGTCCATTAGCTCGCCTATTTCCTCCTTGAGGAGTACTGCGGCCTTCAGCGACTTAAGGTTCCTAGAGCAGGTGTCCGCGTGAACCCTGACGTGTGTCACCCCGTTGTACAGCTCCAGGAGAAGCGCCTTCTTCATCCTTTCCTTTATTTCCTCAACTGTCAGCGAGTCCCTCAGTTTGCTCCACTTCTCCACTGCCTCAGACAGGGTGGAGGAGTTGTTTATCCCTGTCAGTTCCAAGGTGAAGGCGTTTTCGGGGTGGAAGTGCATGTCGTAAAACGCAGGTAACGCTATCCTCCCCTCTGCGTTAATGGAGCCACCACCCTCAACCCTTATGGCCTTAACTGCCCCCCTCAAGTTCTTAATTATCATGCTATCACCTCTCTAAATTATCATGCTATCACCTCTCTAGCAATTTTCCCCTTCCCCCCTTGACGTCTCCCTCCTCGTACACAAGCTCTCCCCTTAAGTACGTCCTCGCCACTTTGGCCTTGAACTTCACTCCATCGTATATGGAGTGGTCCATCCTCCCGTGCCACTCCTTTACTACCCACTCCTCTAGCTTAATTGCTACAAAGTCTGCGTCCTTGCCCTCCTCTAGCCCCTTCTCCTTTAGGTTGTAGAGCTTAACTGCGTTACCGGAGGTCAAGGCGTGGAAGGCTTGGGGGTCTATGTAGCCCTCAGCCATCAAAGACGCCAGCACTGGGACTAGGAACTCGGTAGACGCGACGCCGTTAGGTACGTCTTTGTACGACTTGGACTCGTCCTTGTACTTGCTTAGGTACCCTGAGTAGTCGCTGCCAACGGTGTAGAACTCCTTCAGCCTTTTCACAATATCCTTTCTCTCCTCCTCGCTCCTCAGCGGGGGGCTCATGATGAACCTCTTTCCGTCTTTCCTCAAGTAGGCAGTCTCGTTAAACGTCAAGTAGTGGGGGCACGTCTCCGCGTATATCTCCGCCCCCCTCTTCCTCCACTCGTTTATCACGTCCAAGGACCTAGGGGAAGAGACGTGAACCACGTAGGACTTTACCTTGGTCAAGTAAGCTAAGGTGGCGAACCTGTTTACCGCCTCGACCTCGCTCTCGGTTGGCCTAGTCTTAGCGTGGTATATGGGGTCCTCGCTCTCGTACTTCTGCTGTAGGTAGTCTATCACGTCGCCGTTCTCAGCGTGCACAGCAACTACCCCTCCGAGGGCCTTTACCTCCTCCATTACCCTTAATATGTTTAAGTCGCTAAGCCTCATGTTGTCGTAAGCCATGAACACCTTGACGCTTTTTGTCCCCATGGCGAAAACGTCCCTTATCCTCTTTATTTCCTCTTCCCTCTTCACTATAAAGTGGAAAGAGAAGTCGGCCATGGAGTTGACTGAGGCGTTGGCTACCTCTTCCGACAGAAAGAGGACTGGGTTGCCCGAGGACTCGAAGAAGTTGATGAAAGAGGTTATCCCTCCAGCTAGGGCTACCTCGCTCCCCGTCTTGTAGTCGTCGGCCGTGGGTATGGGCTCCTTTGCCCCCAGGAATCTTGAGTTGAAGTGAGTATGTCCGTCAATTGCGCCATAGGTCAAGTAAAGCCCAGAGAGGTCCTCTACCTCGTCCCCGACAGCGGGTACGTCCTTGGCGATCTTGGCAATTTTCCCCGCCTCTACCTTGACTTCAGCCTCAGTCACTCCGTCCTTCGTTATTAGCTTTGCCCCCTTAAAGATCAACTTCTCCCACCTTGAACGGCAATTCCTTGCACTCCAGGTCCAGGTCTAGGAGGGCGTTGCAGACTGACGCGTACGCCCCTGTGGGCCCGTTCTCTCCAACGCCCCTCACTCCTGCAGGGGTCTTAGATGGGGTGTGGAGTAGGACTACCTCGAACTTCGGTGCCTCAACTGCAGTGGGGACGGAGTACTCTAGACCGTCGTTGACGTCCTCGTAAAGGGATCCCCCTATCCCCTGTAAGGCCCCTCCCATAAGCTGTCCCTTGACTATATCGTCGTCTCCCGTTACCCCAACGTCAGCCACCACGAAGTGCTTCTCCACCTTGGCTTTCCCGTTCCTTAAGCTCACAACGCTCACTTGCCCAGATATTGTACCAACGAAGTGGTCGGTCTCGTAGCACACCTCCTCAGCTAAGTTGCTCGCCTTCCACGGCTCCAGCAACATGGTCCTAGTAGTGCTTTCCCACCCTCCCAGTTCCTCGACCTTTTCCATTATCCTCCTTGCCGCGAGAACGGCTGCGTTGCCCATGGTAAGCATAGTCCTGCTAGCCCAGACCCCAAAACCCTTCAGCTCGTTGTCGCCTAGTACCACCTTAACCTTGTCGTACTTTATCTTCCTTGACACGAGCTTCCTTATGGCCTCTCCCATTCTCTGCCCTTGATCTGTTGCAGTCACCTTGATCACTAGCCACCCGTCAACGTCAAGGAAGGCTCTGACGCAGTCGTAGCCGGGTACCTTTGACTTTTCCTTCTCTATCATTATGTAGGAGTTTGGCCCAGCGTACTGTACGTAAAGGGAGACGCCTACCCCAGAGCCATACTCCTCCTTGTACTCGCGGTACTTTTGCTCAAGTACTCTCAGCACCCCCTCCACGTCTCCAACGTCTTCCAAGTCCTTCCTCAAGTTCCTCCTCCTCACCTCTATTGGGTCTAACCCAGTCCTCCTTGAGATCTCTTCCATGATCCTCTCCATCACGAACACCGCCTCCGGGCGCCCGAAACCCCTGTACGCACCTTGTGGAGGCTTATTGGACACCACTACCTTAGCGTTGTAGGAGAAGTTGAAGGAGTAAAGGGAGGTCATAGTACCCAAGGTCACAAAGAGGGGTGAGAACCCAGTCCAAGGGAGGGGAAATGCACCTAAGTCATAGGTTATTTCGTCGAAAAGGTAGACCAGCTTGCCGTCCTTAGTGTACTTTGCAAGTAGCTTGTGCCTTTGGTCCCTAGCTTGAGAACCCTGTACGTGCTCCGACCGATTCTCCACCCACTTCAAGTTCTCCCCGAGCTCGTAAGCTAGGGCCACCACTGCCAGCTCCTCGTAGGAGAGGTCCTGCTTTGCCCCGAAGCCTCCACCAACTTGAGGAACCTCTACCTTCACCTTGTGAGCCGGTACGTCAAGCATCTTAGCTATCAACAGCCTAGCTACCGTGGGAGCTTGCGTGGACGCGTGGACTACTATGGTGTCTCCGTAGTGCCTCACTGCAACTACCCTTGGCTCCATGGGCGCTGGGGAGCTTCTGTCAATCCTTAACTCCATCGAGAACTCAAGGTCTGCCCCTTCTCCGTCAATTAGGGGATCAGACCGGGTGGATAAGATTACGTTGTCCTCGACTTCAGGGTAAAGTGGTCCCTCAACTGGGGTGTACTCTACCTCCACTTGATCCAGCTTGTCCTCTACCTCGTACCTCTCTTCTGCCACAGCCACGCACAGCGGGTGGCCCTCGTAAAGAGCCTTCTCCCTAGCCAACAAAGTGGCCTTAGGGAGTTTAGCTCCCTCGTCTCCAAAGAGGTAATCAACTGCGTACTTATGCAGGTAGTCTTCGGCATAGCAGTTCCCCGAGATGTAGAACTTGGCGTGCTCTTCGGTTGACCTCTTGAACCCCACGTACTTGTAGTCTCCTCCCAAGTCATCTACGTAAACGAGGTTCCATCTCATTATTAAAGATGTCATTGGTCTTCTTAAAAACTTTTTTGAAGAACTCAGGAGTTAAAGTTAAAATTGTCCTATTTTTTAAATCTTTTAGTGGCTAACTTGGTAAAAATAGCCGTAATTCAAACCAACATGAGCTGGGACAAGGAGGACAACGTGAAGAGGCAACTTGAATTGGTGGACAAGGCTGCGGACAACAAGGCAAAGGTAATAGCTTTAGACGAGCTCTCCAGCACAGTGTACTTCCCGTTCGAGCAAAACCCCAAGTACTTCTCCCTAGCAGAGGACGAGAGAGGTCCGACGATCTCCAAGTTCAAGGAGAAGGCGAAGGAT
Above is a window of Candidatus Aramenus sp. CH1 DNA encoding:
- a CDS encoding aromatic ring-hydroxylating dioxygenase subunit alpha, which gives rise to MGLEGYWFPVGYSGFSVKEVNLLGQEILVLKAKEGYVALQNRCPHRGYKLSKSKVLDDRIKCSYHGWEFNFNGDCVYVPSSNSRGHVKLRKYQVKEKYSIVWVSLGNPVHDVPEFPEYDEQSFRKIRCGPYSFNANPFRVFENLLDVSHFPFVHEGYLGSPSYAKIPSFNVKLLDDRVVAEGIQVWQPNPDGTGEGKYTSYTYTVLDPLVLHFRKDSSDKVFSMYFALLPEGKERTTVFAWIAMNYAFEVPEEKIREFEDTVLAQDKVILENQPTEFYLDVTREAHVEADKHLVAYRHWLRKKVGRVEELGLV
- a CDS encoding molybdopterin-dependent oxidoreductase, which translates into the protein MRWNLVYVDDLGGDYKYVGFKRSTEEHAKFYISGNCYAEDYLHKYAVDYLFGDEGAKLPKATLLAREKALYEGHPLCVAVAEERYEVEDKLDQVEVEYTPVEGPLYPEVEDNVILSTRSDPLIDGEGADLEFSMELRIDRSSPAPMEPRVVAVRHYGDTIVVHASTQAPTVARLLIAKMLDVPAHKVKVEVPQVGGGFGAKQDLSYEELAVVALAYELGENLKWVENRSEHVQGSQARDQRHKLLAKYTKDGKLVYLFDEITYDLGAFPLPWTGFSPLFVTLGTMTSLYSFNFSYNAKVVVSNKPPQGAYRGFGRPEAVFVMERIMEEISRRTGLDPIEVRRRNLRKDLEDVGDVEGVLRVLEQKYREYKEEYGSGVGVSLYVQYAGPNSYIMIEKEKSKVPGYDCVRAFLDVDGWLVIKVTATDQGQRMGEAIRKLVSRKIKYDKVKVVLGDNELKGFGVWASRTMLTMGNAAVLAARRIMEKVEELGGWESTTRTMLLEPWKASNLAEEVCYETDHFVGTISGQVSVVSLRNGKAKVEKHFVVADVGVTGDDDIVKGQLMGGALQGIGGSLYEDVNDGLEYSVPTAVEAPKFEVVLLHTPSKTPAGVRGVGENGPTGAYASVCNALLDLDLECKELPFKVGEVDL
- a CDS encoding aspartate aminotransferase family protein, which encodes MEGEVIRKHTFKTWGVQRGWTPLIVTKANGVHFYDSSGKKYLDMSSQLVNVNLGYGNERVINAIKEQLDELQYIGPSFGAKAKEKAINALLEVMPKSVRKFFFSTSGTEANEAAIKVVRAYKRPAYKILSRYRSYHGATEASVSLTGDYRRWLAEPNVDGGVVRIPEPYCFRCPLKLKYPECGLACANYVDYVIKQEHNVAGIIVEPITGTNGVVVPPSEYLPTLRKIAKENDVVFIADEVMTGWGRTGEWFAVNLWGVEPDVLTTAKGASASYVPIGVTAFSDEIGKFFEERVFPHGHTFEAHPVSLSAIPAVVEEYKRLNLLKHVKKVGKYLGERLMELKERHPSVGDVRGAGLFWAIELVKDHRKTPFGSYEDRAVGEATFVDLLAKRLMERGVYVFNGPSWFVISPPLIIKEEEIDEGVERIDEVLKEADEKFEG
- a CDS encoding amidohydrolase family protein translates to MIIKNLRGAVKAIRVEGGGSINAEGRIALPAFYDMHFHPENAFTLELTGINNSSTLSEAVEKWSKLRDSLTVEEIKERMKKALLLELYNGVTHVRVHADTCSRNLKSLKAAVLLKEEIGELMDVQVVAFPEQGILKCENDFAYASQLADVVGGKPEGEEDFYGAVAHMDYVMEMAKKLGKTLDVHVDQQAKRTRFAEYMLYKSQVHLTLSHLSSLHYEDEQYVKRIIKLIKSKNATVISAPLTNLYLAGDSGYPKGRGITRIREMMSEGVNVCLGNDDVQNVFYPFGAGDILLSLFMAVNLEQAFDVDEWIKLVTVNAEKEFSRVSVPGKDYVILDAKSVREQLSTLAPRFMVIRKGRVVATTNREAKLVVDGSTIDPISLLRSLTS
- a CDS encoding amidohydrolase family protein, producing the protein MIFKGAKLITKDGVTEAEVKVEAGKIAKIAKDVPAVGDEVEDLSGLYLTYGAIDGHTHFNSRFLGAKEPIPTADDYKTGSEVALAGGITSFINFFESSGNPVLFLSEEVANASVNSMADFSFHFIVKREEEIKRIRDVFAMGTKSVKVFMAYDNMRLSDLNILRVMEEVKALGGVVAVHAENGDVIDYLQQKYESEDPIYHAKTRPTESEVEAVNRFATLAYLTKVKSYVVHVSSPRSLDVINEWRKRGAEIYAETCPHYLTFNETAYLRKDGKRFIMSPPLRSEEERKDIVKRLKEFYTVGSDYSGYLSKYKDESKSYKDVPNGVASTEFLVPVLASLMAEGYIDPQAFHALTSGNAVKLYNLKEKGLEEGKDADFVAIKLEEWVVKEWHGRMDHSIYDGVKFKAKVARTYLRGELVYEEGDVKGGRGKLLER